In Schaalia sp. JY-X169, the following are encoded in one genomic region:
- a CDS encoding cation-translocating P-type ATPase — translation MLLDVLLIAASVAFGIPIAIRAWRALRLRTWSIDLLVTIAIIGGIAIGDYLESAVVGFLFLFGAWLEGRTLAKARRSIQGLIDLSPTTATVVRGGERVEVEADDIEVGDVLVITTGERIGADGVIVAGSASINEASITGESAPAFKEVGSDVHAATIVESGYLEVRATQVGDETTFGRIVELVEDSLESRTRGARFLDRFAQYYTPAILVGAVALFAFTGDLEKALVFLVIACPGALVISVPVAAVAGLGNVARNGVLIKNGEALEALARADTLAIDKTGTLTFGQPTVTTVHVDNANLDEDALLTLAASVETSSEHHLGRAVVAQAAAQGLLLEIPTDVEVVSGRGIAAHVGPRRVHIGNYDYLGTEGTAIGAGPLRTVQTLEEAGQTVLLVAVDGLYVGFIAITDAIRPEAATSIDHLKKSGLRNVVLLTGDNEGAAHSVAEQAGIPQWHARMLPHDKAEHVRGLQEEGARVVMVGDGVNDAPALATASVGVAMGQSGTDISMETASVVLLGDRLDQLAHASSVSRSTLRIMKQNTAIALGTVFALIVAVLLGALGLAGGMFIHEASVLLVILNALRLSGKKKEGIPTHDAHQSLVRV, via the coding sequence ATGCTCCTAGACGTCCTGCTCATTGCCGCCAGTGTCGCGTTTGGCATACCCATTGCCATTCGCGCCTGGCGGGCACTGCGGCTCCGCACCTGGTCAATCGACCTGCTGGTGACGATCGCAATCATCGGCGGGATCGCCATCGGCGACTACCTAGAGTCTGCCGTGGTTGGTTTCCTTTTCCTCTTCGGGGCCTGGCTTGAAGGGCGCACCCTTGCGAAGGCACGGCGCTCTATCCAGGGACTCATCGATCTAAGTCCGACCACGGCGACCGTGGTGCGGGGTGGTGAGAGAGTCGAGGTGGAGGCCGACGACATCGAGGTCGGTGACGTCCTCGTCATTACAACCGGTGAGCGGATTGGTGCCGACGGGGTGATCGTCGCTGGTAGCGCCAGCATCAACGAGGCCTCAATCACGGGCGAGTCAGCCCCGGCCTTCAAGGAAGTTGGATCCGACGTCCACGCCGCAACCATTGTGGAAAGTGGCTACCTTGAGGTTCGGGCAACGCAAGTTGGGGACGAAACCACCTTCGGACGCATCGTTGAACTTGTTGAGGACTCCTTGGAATCCCGCACCCGTGGAGCGAGATTCCTGGACAGGTTTGCTCAGTACTACACGCCCGCGATCCTGGTGGGGGCGGTCGCACTGTTCGCATTCACCGGCGATCTAGAGAAGGCTCTGGTCTTCCTCGTGATCGCATGCCCGGGCGCCCTGGTCATCTCGGTTCCCGTGGCAGCGGTCGCTGGCCTTGGCAACGTGGCCCGCAATGGCGTTCTCATCAAGAACGGGGAGGCTTTAGAGGCATTGGCTCGAGCCGACACGCTTGCCATTGACAAGACGGGAACCCTCACCTTCGGCCAGCCCACGGTGACGACAGTACACGTCGATAACGCCAACTTGGACGAGGACGCCCTGCTCACACTAGCTGCGTCTGTAGAAACCTCCAGTGAACACCACCTGGGCCGAGCGGTTGTGGCGCAGGCTGCGGCACAGGGACTCCTTCTGGAAATCCCAACCGATGTCGAAGTCGTAAGTGGGCGCGGCATAGCGGCACATGTTGGACCCCGTCGCGTTCACATTGGGAACTACGACTATCTCGGCACGGAGGGCACCGCCATCGGGGCTGGCCCATTGCGAACCGTGCAGACTCTGGAGGAGGCTGGCCAGACCGTTCTACTGGTCGCCGTTGACGGCCTCTACGTGGGCTTCATCGCCATCACCGATGCCATCAGGCCAGAAGCGGCCACCTCCATCGATCATCTCAAGAAATCAGGCCTACGTAACGTGGTGCTGCTGACGGGAGATAACGAGGGCGCCGCTCATTCAGTTGCAGAGCAAGCCGGGATACCCCAGTGGCATGCCCGCATGCTGCCCCACGACAAGGCCGAACACGTTCGAGGACTTCAAGAAGAAGGCGCTCGCGTCGTCATGGTTGGTGACGGTGTTAACGATGCCCCTGCTCTAGCCACCGCAAGCGTCGGGGTGGCCATGGGACAGTCGGGAACTGATATCTCTATGGAGACGGCCTCGGTGGTTCTTCTTGGCGATCGCCTTGACCAGTTAGCGCACGCCTCCAGCGTCTCCCGCTCTACTTTGCGGATCATGAAGCAGAATACGGCGATTGCTCTAGGCACAGTCTTCGCCCTCATCGTGGCCGTTCTGCTTGGCGCCCTCGGGCTGGCTGGAGGAATGTTCATCCATGAAGCCAGTGTCCTGTTGGTTATCCTGAATGCACTGCGCCTGTCCGGAAAGAAGAAGGAAGGGATCCCCACTCATGACGCCCACCAGTCACTCGTGCGTGTCTAA